A region of Nostoc sp. ATCC 53789 DNA encodes the following proteins:
- a CDS encoding ParB/RepB/Spo0J family partition protein, with product MLKPDISNAFANAGQSQKIHHLTKRVEELEAEINQLRAVEVDSEEKIVLEARIQELVTELADKQGVSEVPINLIDRNPRQPRQTFTKASIQGMAELLRKQGQHTPVILIPLSNGRYLLFDGERRWRSAPEIGWNTLKAVFLLTGIEADDRELHRQALSTTLHREDLNTLDLAESLIQQIIYDYPELSEQKDNIPRLLNAAMSRLERNRKNLELSEIRIASQENQRQWLESVDFKSAEEQKIFDVILALQLNPTSIDTNIFPLLKLSTDLKSAIREEGLEASKARELNKLSATQLKLNEAQSRKIRVQLAQRVIQERLSLSQTKALVKETLSQYKSANISSNENKKVIRTVKTIRSINFEEFHHNQLEEVRQALQSKLQEIDKRIELSNKG from the coding sequence ATGCTAAAACCAGATATTTCTAATGCGTTTGCAAATGCAGGACAATCACAAAAAATTCATCATTTAACTAAACGAGTTGAGGAACTCGAAGCTGAAATTAATCAACTTCGAGCCGTGGAAGTTGATAGTGAAGAAAAAATTGTTCTAGAAGCCCGTATTCAAGAGCTAGTTACAGAATTAGCTGACAAACAAGGAGTTTCAGAAGTTCCAATTAACTTGATTGATCGAAATCCTCGCCAGCCTAGACAAACTTTTACTAAAGCTAGCATACAGGGAATGGCTGAACTCCTTAGAAAACAAGGACAGCATACTCCTGTAATTCTCATTCCTTTGTCTAATGGTAGATACTTATTGTTTGATGGAGAAAGACGATGGCGATCTGCACCTGAGATTGGATGGAATACTCTAAAGGCTGTATTTCTACTTACTGGGATCGAAGCAGATGATCGTGAACTTCATCGACAAGCCCTTTCAACAACTTTGCATAGAGAGGATCTTAATACTCTCGACTTGGCAGAATCTTTAATTCAACAAATCATATATGACTATCCTGAGTTGTCAGAACAGAAAGATAACATTCCACGTCTACTTAACGCAGCTATGAGCCGACTAGAGCGTAATCGTAAAAATTTGGAGTTGTCTGAGATCCGAATAGCTTCTCAGGAAAATCAACGGCAGTGGTTAGAATCTGTTGACTTTAAAAGTGCTGAAGAACAGAAAATATTTGATGTTATATTAGCATTACAACTTAACCCTACTTCTATTGATACTAATATTTTTCCTTTGCTGAAACTATCAACAGATTTAAAATCTGCTATCCGAGAAGAAGGGCTAGAAGCCAGTAAAGCTAGGGAATTGAACAAGCTTTCTGCCACTCAACTAAAGCTTAATGAGGCTCAATCTCGAAAAATTAGGGTTCAGTTAGCCCAAAGAGTCATACAAGAAAGGCTTTCTTTGAGCCAAACCAAAGCTTTAGTTAAAGAGACACTAAGCCAGTATAAATCTGCCAATATTTCAAGTAATGAAAATAAAAAAGTTATTAGAACAGTTAAAACTATCCGTTCTATTAATTTTGAGGAATTTCATCACAATCAACTTGAAGAAGTTCGTCAAGCTCTTCAAAGTAAGCTACAAGAAATTGACAAAAGAATAGAGCTATCCAATAAAGGTTAA
- a CDS encoding ParM/StbA family protein, which produces MSNIHTLQKIFPAGFDNGYGSLKLLVDGFEVVRVPSYITNAEMEDVPGRVVFNGTAYTVGESAFRTGNYFDRNTDNNENKVNNALLTLFGALAHLPHRKAWHLKLVVSLHDVGLANELQKVLNGEYQPILAGKQSDVKIEVLKVVLEGMGALFGHQLPKKLTILDFGNGTTLYSRYNQGKREVHTAYPTGVEVLINDISQKMKHLNGGKIGDASKIRFCLEMGHTRYSRDIDIKDVYSACLKDWYEKYLKKVVNLTLDAKHQGDEIWAIGGGCLLPGFKKLLEKNGFKILDNPVEANVSGLLEMAKAISSKNSPTTSIK; this is translated from the coding sequence ATGTCTAACATTCACACCTTGCAAAAAATTTTTCCTGCTGGCTTTGACAACGGTTATGGAAGCCTAAAACTTTTAGTCGATGGGTTTGAAGTAGTTCGTGTCCCCAGCTATATAACCAATGCCGAGATGGAAGACGTACCAGGGAGGGTCGTTTTTAACGGTACTGCTTACACAGTTGGAGAATCAGCTTTCCGTACAGGAAATTATTTTGACCGAAACACTGATAACAATGAAAACAAAGTCAACAACGCACTGTTGACATTATTCGGTGCATTAGCACATCTTCCACACCGTAAGGCTTGGCATTTAAAATTAGTCGTCAGCTTACATGATGTTGGTCTAGCTAACGAACTACAAAAAGTACTAAACGGAGAATATCAGCCAATACTTGCTGGCAAACAATCAGATGTGAAGATCGAAGTCCTGAAAGTTGTGCTAGAAGGGATGGGTGCATTGTTTGGGCATCAACTACCAAAAAAATTAACCATTTTAGATTTTGGCAATGGCACAACTCTGTATTCTCGTTACAACCAAGGGAAACGAGAAGTTCACACCGCCTACCCCACAGGTGTAGAAGTTCTCATCAATGATATTTCCCAAAAGATGAAGCATTTAAATGGCGGAAAAATCGGGGATGCCTCCAAGATCCGATTTTGTCTGGAAATGGGGCATACTCGTTACAGCCGGGACATTGATATCAAAGATGTTTACAGCGCTTGCTTAAAAGATTGGTATGAAAAATACTTGAAGAAAGTGGTGAATCTGACGCTTGATGCTAAACACCAAGGGGATGAAATCTGGGCGATAGGTGGAGGCTGCCTCTTACCTGGATTTAAGAAGCTTTTAGAGAAGAACGGTTTCAAAATTCTGGATAATCCGGTGGAAGCTAATGTTTCTGGGCTTTTAGAGATGGCAAAAGCCATCAGCAGCAAGAATTCGCCTACTACATCTATTAAGTGA
- a CDS encoding ParM/StbA family protein, protein MADLIISFDPGASLSRVFFTLDSSKPELLLMEPYTALIPKQSLLSYEEDAIGISSPENSAWIEYNQQCWGIGLICQRFFADLKLEQPKFELAIYKTLAVVGAIAQKKSLANGASIRLGILFPYGEYSDRKLFEISITGALLNFKWRGEKRSFKLVEFVCRPEGFGLLSRGRTTTHNLRSRKVAVVMIGFRNASILIMDKGAMTSGVTEDLGFHKLVSSVQRRVAGQKPLSLAAAISAAGSKINLKALLPLVRVEDALLQELEIQSIKSAISIAREEYWAVLSSYLHRYIPSDIDEIIFAGGTAHYFKNELNRLFPRPEKISCDALEYLVQQEFLSEKPKSDLSFRLTDNYGFFSYLCKNSQQVANHA, encoded by the coding sequence ATGGCAGATTTAATAATCTCATTCGATCCGGGAGCATCCTTGAGTAGAGTTTTTTTTACTCTAGATTCAAGTAAGCCGGAGTTGCTTTTGATGGAACCCTACACAGCATTAATCCCGAAACAAAGCCTTTTAAGTTATGAGGAGGATGCGATTGGTATATCTTCTCCAGAGAATTCAGCTTGGATTGAATACAATCAGCAATGCTGGGGTATAGGATTAATTTGTCAGAGGTTTTTTGCAGATTTGAAGTTAGAGCAGCCAAAATTTGAGCTAGCGATTTATAAAACCTTGGCTGTAGTGGGTGCTATAGCTCAAAAGAAGTCGTTAGCCAACGGTGCAAGTATTCGTCTGGGCATCTTGTTTCCTTACGGAGAATACTCGGATCGCAAATTATTTGAGATATCGATTACAGGCGCTCTGCTCAACTTTAAATGGAGAGGTGAAAAACGCTCTTTCAAGCTAGTGGAGTTTGTTTGCCGCCCTGAAGGATTTGGATTGCTCTCACGAGGACGTACAACTACTCATAATTTGCGTTCACGGAAAGTAGCGGTGGTGATGATTGGCTTTCGCAATGCCTCTATTTTGATTATGGATAAGGGTGCGATGACAAGTGGAGTTACAGAAGACTTAGGGTTTCATAAGTTAGTATCATCAGTACAGCGTCGGGTAGCTGGACAAAAACCTCTGTCTCTTGCGGCTGCTATTAGTGCTGCTGGTTCCAAAATAAATCTAAAAGCCTTATTACCTTTAGTTCGAGTCGAAGATGCTTTGCTACAAGAATTAGAAATTCAATCAATCAAATCAGCAATCAGTATTGCTCGTGAAGAATATTGGGCAGTGCTTTCAAGTTATTTGCATCGTTATATTCCATCAGATATTGATGAGATTATTTTTGCTGGTGGAACTGCCCACTATTTCAAGAATGAATTGAATCGATTATTTCCGCGTCCTGAAAAAATTTCTTGTGATGCCTTGGAATATTTAGTACAGCAAGAATTTTTATCTGAGAAACCTAAATCAGATTTATCCTTTCGCTTAACTGATAACTACGGTTTTTTCTCTTATCTTTGTAAAAATTCTCAACAAGTCGCAAATCATGCCTGA
- a CDS encoding Uma2 family endonuclease — protein MNVVTPKRFTIDEYHRLIELEFLKESDRIELIRGELIQMVAKGTPHTVCGSILCRQLDRLLGDRAVIRGQDPITLPSQSEPEPDVAVARGKDEDYLAHHPYPEDIFLVIEISDSTLDYDQTTKLKIYAEAAISDYWIVNLNVRQLERYSQPYQNAQGEFNYLSKQISLPHQSVAIPGFEDVLLDLNRVFPKVVNA, from the coding sequence ATGAACGTTGTCACACCAAAACGATTTACTATTGACGAATATCATCGGCTGATTGAACTGGAATTTCTAAAGGAGAGCGATCGCATCGAGTTGATTCGCGGAGAACTAATTCAGATGGTAGCCAAGGGCACACCTCATACAGTCTGCGGTTCTATTTTATGCCGCCAATTGGATCGGTTGTTGGGCGATCGCGCTGTGATTCGCGGACAAGATCCGATTACTTTGCCTTCGCAAAGTGAACCTGAACCAGATGTGGCGGTAGCACGTGGCAAAGACGAAGATTATCTCGCCCATCATCCTTATCCAGAAGATATTTTTTTAGTGATTGAGATTTCGGACTCAACCCTAGATTACGACCAAACAACAAAGTTAAAAATCTACGCAGAAGCCGCAATTTCTGATTATTGGATTGTCAACTTAAATGTTCGCCAACTTGAGCGTTATAGCCAACCCTATCAAAATGCTCAAGGTGAATTCAATTATCTCAGCAAGCAGATATCTTTACCACATCAGTCAGTAGCGATTCCTGGATTTGAAGATGTTTTATTAGACTTGAATCGGGTATTTCCCAAGGTTGTAAATGCCTAG
- a CDS encoding ParA family protein, whose product MKKKAVKRKIRLDVKSNAGGTGKTTLVTHLAYILGKKGYSVTVIELDPLGSLKIFTGAFSQTEDPPPEKTLASVFRDDFKGNYPLFPIWENKIHNVNVILGGAPLEESIHKIYSHSRKYYLLHDRLEDYPLESDIIILDNPGGLEPMGLVALAAATDILVVMQLEYKALYGSAGLINWFYDKINELRLRPEPKILGFVPSQVNIKKVAAHRNIGEEIPNQLQELGISCFPPIRESNQFINASGVGLPIHLFAPACEAIKDFDPIVTKIIELMSQD is encoded by the coding sequence ATGAAAAAGAAAGCAGTTAAAAGAAAAATTAGATTAGATGTTAAATCCAATGCTGGTGGAACTGGAAAAACAACTTTAGTAACACATTTAGCGTACATCCTTGGCAAAAAAGGTTACTCAGTCACAGTTATTGAACTAGACCCATTAGGTTCTCTTAAAATCTTTACGGGAGCTTTTTCACAAACTGAAGATCCTCCTCCTGAAAAAACCCTAGCGTCTGTTTTCAGGGATGATTTCAAAGGCAATTACCCTTTGTTCCCTATTTGGGAAAACAAAATCCATAATGTCAATGTTATTTTAGGCGGCGCTCCGTTAGAAGAAAGTATTCATAAAATTTACTCTCATTCCAGAAAATATTACCTGCTTCATGATCGTTTAGAAGACTATCCGCTTGAATCTGACATTATTATTCTGGATAACCCAGGTGGTCTGGAACCTATGGGTCTAGTAGCTTTAGCCGCAGCGACAGACATATTGGTTGTAATGCAGTTAGAATATAAAGCTTTGTATGGTTCAGCAGGTTTGATTAATTGGTTTTATGACAAGATCAACGAGTTACGACTACGACCAGAGCCTAAAATATTAGGGTTTGTACCATCACAAGTAAATATAAAGAAAGTAGCCGCCCATCGAAACATTGGAGAAGAAATCCCTAATCAGTTACAAGAGCTTGGAATTTCATGTTTTCCGCCAATTAGAGAATCAAACCAATTTATTAATGCGAGTGGAGTAGGGCTTCCCATTCATTTATTTGCACCTGCTTGTGAAGCTATTAAAGACTTTGACCCCATCGTTACCAAAATTATAGAGCTAATGAGTCAGGACTAA
- a CDS encoding AIPR family protein, with protein sequence MPKTWNIKIDNYFQANPNCIIATAHVDSFPIDLPLEPNIREPNRKSATYRQMFDSLTTEPEKFFSRHSGIVLSANKTKPVKNKTELELEVLEANEGGSDGIINGGHTVLAFEQAKNYKYDLTEARVKVTIHIGLTEESAKDIALASNTTTPVDSRSKVNARGDYKFIKQYLAQLERAEDRKFRIAYYQNQSGAPRNAQCNVTHLLKLLYCLDRNKYNPDGNKRTKHPAGMSLPSNITDAERERLTALLPLLTHALWIEQRLYEIIQDHISNPRRKGSNDLASIDIRKTTLLPDSKYSFGFGAPTDLALPIIASYRVFLDKDYKWILPFNEFAEDFLQHLWNNYFRKYLVSEKTAGNTVGTKISRNQEIWESLYISAQSYLNQHLVKMVNSSKSEEPKVTQGTKRRVQADKK encoded by the coding sequence ATGCCCAAGACTTGGAACATCAAGATAGACAACTATTTTCAAGCCAACCCCAATTGCATCATCGCCACCGCCCATGTAGACTCATTCCCGATAGACCTACCACTAGAACCGAACATCCGCGAACCGAACCGCAAAAGCGCGACCTACAGACAAATGTTCGATTCACTGACCACCGAACCCGAAAAATTCTTCTCTCGTCATAGCGGAATCGTTCTGTCAGCCAATAAAACTAAACCTGTCAAGAACAAAACTGAACTAGAGCTAGAAGTCTTAGAAGCTAACGAGGGAGGTAGTGATGGCATTATTAATGGGGGGCATACAGTTTTAGCTTTTGAGCAAGCGAAAAATTACAAATATGACCTAACCGAAGCCAGAGTAAAAGTTACGATTCACATCGGGCTGACTGAAGAATCAGCCAAAGACATAGCCCTAGCTTCAAATACTACAACGCCAGTAGATTCTCGCTCCAAAGTCAACGCTAGGGGTGATTACAAATTCATCAAGCAGTACCTAGCCCAGTTAGAAAGAGCAGAAGATAGAAAATTTAGAATAGCCTATTACCAGAATCAAAGCGGCGCTCCCAGAAATGCCCAGTGCAATGTTACCCATTTGCTGAAGCTCCTTTACTGCCTCGACAGAAATAAATACAACCCCGACGGCAATAAACGAACCAAACACCCAGCAGGGATGAGTCTTCCAAGTAACATCACAGATGCAGAAAGGGAAAGATTAACCGCCTTACTGCCTCTGTTAACTCATGCTCTGTGGATAGAGCAAAGACTTTATGAAATAATCCAAGACCATATCAGCAACCCCAGAAGAAAGGGTAGTAACGATTTAGCATCAATTGATATACGTAAAACGACGTTGTTGCCGGACAGTAAATATTCTTTCGGGTTTGGTGCGCCAACTGACTTGGCATTACCGATAATTGCGTCCTATCGGGTATTTTTGGACAAGGACTATAAATGGATTCTGCCGTTTAACGAATTTGCTGAAGATTTTCTCCAACACTTGTGGAATAACTATTTCCGTAAATATTTGGTGTCGGAGAAAACAGCAGGGAATACAGTCGGCACAAAAATCAGCCGCAATCAAGAGATTTGGGAAAGTTTGTACATTTCGGCGCAGAGTTATCTAAATCAGCACTTGGTTAAAATGGTCAACTCCAGTAAGTCAGAAGAACCGAAGGTGACACAAGGTACAAAAAGGCGTGTGCAAGCAGATAAGAAATGA
- a CDS encoding ATP-dependent RecD-like DNA helicase, whose protein sequence is MSTPPNLSPQQINAFPQHETITGVVERLTFYSAESGYTVARLTRPRSTELTTIVGSFANIQPGQTLQLTGFWRDHPQFGPQFQVINYQETKPATLTGIEKYLGSGLIKGVGPVTAKRIVAHFGLETLDIIENQIERLIEVQGIAKKRITLIKNAWSTQKAIKEVMVFLQGHGVSTTYAVKIYKQYKDEAIATVTKNPYQLAADIYGIGFLTADKIARNIGIAPDSEFRYRAGIVHCLSEAAEDGHCYLPQSELIDSVIKLLTTESHQSTEEAVAIIIKDMALAEELIREWDEEKRLLCYKPTYFHTEQNLAQLIRQRLENPVGTDIERVRDWIDRFTASRKIQLSQQQRQAVETAAYSKIMILTGGPGVGKTFTTHTIVSLWKAMGKSIALAAPTGRAAQRLNEMTGLEAKTIHRLLEFDPRSRGFKRDSENPLPHTAIIADEASMLDLFLAYSLVKAVLAGALLLLVGDIDQLPSVGPGQILADLINSGCVPVVRLTQVFRQAQTSAIITAAHQINRGQYPTIEPISDNPVSDCIWHGGGHQPEHGVQAICELITDLLPRLGFNPATDVQVLCPMTRGVVGTRNLNTVLQQLINPPSPSKVEINRGGNLLREGDRIIQLTNDYNREVFNGDLGIIQSIDTVEQEVTVLYGERTVVYDYADLNEIALAWSISIHKSQGSEYPVIVLPIYMQHYMMLTRNLFYTGLTRAKKLVIVVGAKKAISLAVRSTYDQRRYTRLQQRLLQTGLHW, encoded by the coding sequence ATGTCCACTCCTCCTAATCTTTCTCCTCAACAAATAAACGCCTTTCCTCAACACGAAACAATCACCGGAGTCGTAGAACGTTTAACTTTTTACTCTGCTGAATCGGGTTACACAGTGGCAAGACTGACCCGCCCCCGTAGCACCGAACTCACAACAATTGTCGGCAGCTTTGCTAATATTCAGCCAGGTCAAACTCTACAGCTAACTGGTTTCTGGCGTGACCATCCCCAATTTGGGCCACAGTTCCAAGTCATTAATTACCAAGAAACCAAACCAGCCACTCTCACTGGAATTGAGAAATACCTTGGCAGTGGGCTGATTAAAGGTGTAGGCCCAGTAACAGCCAAGCGTATCGTCGCTCACTTCGGTTTAGAAACGCTCGACATTATCGAAAACCAGATTGAACGACTGATTGAAGTCCAGGGTATTGCCAAAAAGCGAATCACTCTCATTAAAAACGCCTGGTCAACTCAAAAAGCCATCAAAGAAGTAATGGTATTTCTCCAGGGGCATGGCGTTTCTACCACTTATGCTGTGAAGATTTACAAGCAATATAAAGATGAGGCGATTGCTACTGTTACCAAGAACCCTTATCAGTTAGCAGCCGACATTTACGGGATTGGTTTCCTAACTGCTGACAAGATTGCGAGAAATATCGGAATTGCACCGGACTCAGAATTTCGTTATCGTGCGGGGATTGTCCACTGTCTAAGTGAAGCTGCCGAAGATGGTCATTGTTACCTGCCACAAAGCGAACTGATTGATTCGGTAATCAAACTGCTGACTACCGAATCTCATCAGTCCACAGAAGAAGCGGTTGCGATCATTATTAAAGATATGGCTCTCGCAGAGGAACTGATTAGAGAGTGGGATGAAGAAAAAAGGCTACTTTGCTATAAGCCGACTTACTTTCATACGGAACAGAATTTAGCTCAATTGATACGCCAACGCTTGGAAAATCCTGTTGGCACTGACATTGAGCGTGTGCGTGATTGGATTGACCGCTTTACAGCCAGCCGTAAAATTCAGCTTTCACAACAGCAACGTCAAGCTGTAGAAACAGCAGCCTACTCCAAAATCATGATTTTGACTGGTGGCCCTGGCGTTGGAAAGACCTTCACAACTCACACCATTGTCAGCCTGTGGAAAGCAATGGGTAAATCTATTGCGTTGGCTGCACCCACTGGACGGGCTGCTCAACGCTTAAATGAAATGACAGGACTTGAAGCAAAAACTATACATCGCTTGTTAGAATTTGACCCTCGCTCAAGGGGTTTCAAGCGCGATAGCGAAAATCCTTTGCCTCACACGGCAATTATCGCTGACGAAGCTTCGATGCTTGATTTGTTTCTGGCTTACTCCTTGGTTAAAGCAGTATTGGCTGGCGCTCTACTATTGTTGGTGGGTGACATTGACCAGCTACCATCTGTGGGCCCAGGTCAAATACTTGCTGATTTGATTAATTCTGGTTGCGTGCCAGTAGTGCGGTTAACTCAGGTATTCCGCCAAGCTCAAACAAGTGCAATTATCACTGCTGCTCACCAAATCAACCGGGGCCAGTACCCAACAATCGAGCCAATCTCCGACAATCCTGTGTCTGATTGTATTTGGCATGGTGGAGGTCATCAGCCTGAACATGGAGTGCAAGCAATCTGCGAGTTGATTACAGACTTGCTCCCTCGACTAGGTTTTAATCCTGCCACTGATGTCCAAGTGCTTTGCCCGATGACACGGGGAGTTGTGGGTACTCGCAATCTTAATACCGTGTTGCAGCAGTTGATTAACCCACCCAGCCCCAGCAAGGTGGAGATTAACAGAGGTGGGAATTTGTTACGCGAGGGCGATCGCATTATCCAGTTGACCAACGACTACAACCGCGAAGTCTTCAACGGCGACCTGGGGATTATTCAAAGCATTGATACTGTCGAGCAAGAAGTTACAGTACTGTATGGTGAGCGGACTGTAGTTTACGATTACGCTGACCTGAATGAAATTGCCCTTGCCTGGAGCATTTCGATTCATAAAAGCCAAGGCTCAGAATATCCGGTGATAGTTCTGCCAATCTATATGCAGCACTATATGATGTTGACCCGGAACCTGTTTTACACCGGGCTGACCCGTGCCAAGAAATTAGTGATCGTGGTTGGAGCAAAAAAAGCGATATCTCTGGCGGTGCGCTCTACTTATGACCAACGGCGGTACACAAGGTTACAGCAACGCTTGCTTCAGACAGGGCTGCATTGGTGA
- a CDS encoding RpoD/SigA family RNA polymerase sigma factor produces the protein MSSLSSDMVRIYLQEIGQYPLLKPDEEIAYARQVQQMIAIEQSKNELIQQLDREPTMTELANAVEKTETQIRAALHLGQKAKQKMVTANLRLVVSVAKKYQNRNLEFLDLIQEGAIGLQRGIEKFDPNRGYKLSTYAYWWIRQEITRAIAEQSRTIRLPVHITEILTKIKKVQRESFQKLGRHATAEEIASALNISTDKLREYLTASRTAISLNKQVGDEKETELGEILASDAASPEKLLSQELLSQDVAKFLEPLTPIQRQVLTLNFGLENDQHFNLAQIGQQLNLSRERIRQIQVKAISILRHRQSDMQEYLFD, from the coding sequence ATGTCCAGCCTCAGTTCCGATATGGTTCGCATCTATTTGCAAGAAATTGGTCAGTATCCTTTATTAAAACCAGACGAAGAGATTGCTTATGCTAGGCAGGTACAACAGATGATTGCCATTGAGCAATCTAAAAATGAACTCATCCAACAGCTAGACCGGGAACCAACAATGACAGAATTAGCCAATGCTGTTGAAAAAACCGAAACACAAATCCGAGCAGCACTACACCTTGGTCAAAAAGCTAAACAAAAAATGGTGACAGCTAACCTGCGACTAGTAGTTTCTGTTGCTAAGAAATACCAGAACCGCAATTTGGAATTCTTAGATTTGATTCAGGAAGGAGCAATTGGCTTACAAAGGGGTATAGAAAAGTTTGATCCCAACCGGGGGTATAAGCTATCAACCTACGCCTACTGGTGGATTCGTCAGGAGATTACACGCGCTATAGCAGAACAATCGCGCACTATTAGATTGCCCGTTCATATCACTGAAATACTTACCAAAATTAAGAAAGTACAGCGAGAAAGCTTTCAAAAACTCGGTCGTCATGCCACTGCCGAAGAAATTGCATCAGCATTAAACATAAGCACAGATAAGCTTCGAGAATATCTCACTGCTTCTCGCACAGCCATTTCTTTAAATAAACAAGTGGGAGATGAAAAAGAGACAGAATTGGGCGAAATTTTAGCCAGCGATGCCGCTTCACCAGAAAAACTCCTTAGCCAAGAACTTCTATCGCAAGATGTAGCTAAATTCTTAGAACCATTGACACCTATACAGCGTCAAGTGTTGACTTTAAACTTTGGGCTAGAGAACGATCAGCATTTCAATCTCGCTCAGATTGGCCAACAGCTAAACCTCAGCCGAGAGCGGATTCGTCAAATCCAGGTCAAGGCGATAAGTATTCTCCGCCATCGACAAAGCGACATGCAAGAGTATTTATTTGATTAA